The genomic region CTGAGGCCAGTAGTTACAGGCAAGCTGGCTTCAACCAGGGAAGTTAACCTAACTGCCTTTGAGAGAGGGGCATTAAAACTATGTATGATCTTAGAGCCAGATTAATAGAAACTGATAGAGATTGTGTCTTAACATTTGTTGTGCTGGTACAGAACCTCTTAGATCTCAGCAGCAGTGGAAGATGGATTTCAATACCGATCCTGCATCAAGATTGGTCCCTGTAACAACATCAGAAGGGAAAAAGCTTTCTcctgcagtgaaaaataaagctttccCTGTTGCTTGGTTACCCTAGGCTCTGTTCAGTTCTTGCAGCAATCTCAGTGCAGCTGTGTTCTTTGGTTCAGTTTTCAACAAGCTCTTGATATCAGAAATACTTGATTTGTAATCCTAGAAAGAGAGTATTTTTTAAGAGTTAGTGCactaaaaatgcagtttaagGCTGCAGAACTACCCCACAGCATCAGAGGGAAAGGCAACACAACTCAGTCTGTGACTCTCTCTGTAACTGCTCAAGCACTGGCATTGATGTAGGTGTTTTAAAACATGCTTAAACTAGGACTGACAAGATAATTTCATCACTAAAGTGGGTTCTGAGTCCAGTACTGCCTCCAAAATTTCTCATAAGACACAAAAAGACAAAGCTCAACACAACACATAGTTGCTTTCAGCATTTCTAGGACCAGGACCTGGTGTTAAAAACCTCATGAGATCCAAATATCGCTATGAAAGAAAATCCCCTCACAGCCCAGACAGGTCCAAGCTATCTGGTTGCAAATGTTGTCTAGCATAGAAACAAATTCTAAAGGGCATCTATGTCTCTGACTATGCACAAACAGGCACCTAGTCCTAGCCTAAAGCCCTTCAAAAACTCCTGACTTACCTTCAGTTCCTTAAATGCTTGAGCACGCCTGTAGAGTGCTTTAACATTCTTAGGATCTAACTTCAGAGCTTCTGTGCAATCCTGTGCTGCTTCCTTGTATTGCTTCAGGGTCAGGTAACAGAGAGCTCTGCAACAGATACCTGGTTAGAGACCTCTGGCTGAAAACATCATCTACTACTGCAACATACAGAGCAGGTCTCAGTGCAGCACAAAGTTGGGCTCCAAAACCAGCCTTGATCCTCATATATTATTGCATCTTACTTCTTGAACTCAAATTTACTTCAGttaaatggaagaaagaaaggaaatggcttttctttttaaagaaaaggaggTTGTTTAGAGTAACCTTCTCTGAAGCTAAAGAACCTGCACTTTGAGCATGGAGGTTCCTGCCTGTAGCAGTGCAGTATCTGCTCTGCTTGCTGCACTTGCCTTAAAGTACTTTGAGTCTATGTGGCACTTTGTGGTTCGTAGGGCAACAGGGAACACTCAAATACCCCAGAGTCCTGACAAACAAAGCATTAAAAGAAGTCCCTTAGCAGCCTGAAGCCGAGTGTCTCCATTCTCTGTAATGCCTAATCAAAGAATGTTATACTACAGGGGAGACTGCACTTGGGGTGAATGTATGtaggtggttttgttttattcattaGTTTGGGAGCAAATGTTAGACAGCTCTGTCAGAAGTACCACAGTGACTTATAAAGGGCTGAGAAGTACCTGTTGGTGTAAGTTGCACATTCCTGGTTAAGCTTTAAACTCTCACTGTACTTCTCAACTGCTTTTTTATGGTTTCCTTTCTTTACAAGttcatttccttcttccttcagaGTTCGAGCTCTCTCTATGCCAGCAGCAGTCTGGTCTGGAAACAGTGTGAAAGGATACAGAACActataaaatgaacaaaaacatCACAGCCTCCCAGAAAACAAATACCCCCAGACAAAGGCAAGACACAGAGACATCATAGGAACCAGAATCAACCAAAAAGGCTATAGCAGAACCCAGACTGGGTTTCTCCAGgcctcagccccagctgcagaCACACCAAGAAGGTGGGGCAGCTGTTTTGTTCACTACCCTTGTGAGCTACAGGGCTCTCTGCCCAGTCCAAGGGCACTCTCCCACCTGGTTTTCCCTGTGGTGTAGTTGCAGGAGGAGCATTTGCCccaggggctctggcagaaggAACGCTCCACCTTGTCTGGGCAGAAACAGGCACTGTGGGGATTGGCGGGAGCTTCTGACGCCAGTTCACACCATCCCTCTCCAGCAGGGCTTTAGTCATCCTGGAAGAGACATTCCGAGTCACCCTGGCTGTTGATTGGAGGGGCAACACCACACAGCAGCCAGAAGGGTCACTTTTTAACCTGGCTTGTGTATAAAGGACAGCATCTTTCAGCTAAACTTTTTTACATGCACCTCAACTAGGGTCCTTCTAAAGACAGGACATTCATAAGAGATCTGTATGTCAGTAGGGCTAAAAATACCACAGGACAAGGGCTGGGGCTGTCAGTGCACAGATGAGCAAGAAACTTGCATTTCACTCCTCTGTCTGGCAAGCTGTGAAGCAAAGCAGAGAGCACCAGGAGGAGAACAGGACTACAGCAGCCTGTAAATGCAGACAGCACAGAGAGGCCTAAAGAACAGGGCACTAGAGCTTGTAAATTATTATTTCCCTTAGACCAGACACTGTGCAAAGCAAAAACAGTCAGAGAAATCACTCCAGCATCCTGAAAGGAGCTATGGGCTCAGGCAGACAAAGGAAGCATGGGCAGGCCTTGCTTTGCTCGTGTGCCAGCGCTGCAGGGATGCAGCAAGGCTGGCACCGGCAGCACCCGAGCTGCCTCATCCCGGAGCCTGTCGGCGTCACCTGTTGACTCCATCGTGTGCCGCCTGCACCGAGCAGTCCACCTGCAGCGCCGTCTTGTAGTCCACGTAGGCCAGCGGGTACCTCTCCAAAGCTTCGTACGCCGCCGCCCGTCTCAGGAGGGGCTTAATCCCGAACGGGGCCAGCTCGAGGGCTCTGCGAAGGAGCGGACAGGGCGCACAGGGCGCCGTGAGCCAGCGCggccccggggcagccccgTCCGAGCGCGCGCGGCAACGCCCGCCCCTCCGGGTGACCCTCGAGGTGTCCCTCGgggtgtcccccagccccaccgcCGCTTACCTGGTGCAATCGGCCACGCAGAGGCTGCAGGCGCCGTCCTTGAGGTGGCAGGCGGCTCGGTTGGCCAGCAGCACGCTGCGCTCCTCGGCGGCGGCATCCCCTGCGCGGGACAGGCGGGATGCAGCCGGGATACAGCCGGGATGCGGCGCGGTCcgcccaccccaccccaccctcccCGTCCCGGGACGCGCCGTACCTGatgcctccagctgctgcagcgcCCGCGTGTagagcgcggcggcggggccgtaCTGGCCGCGGCGGAACTCCTCGTTGCCGGCGCGGCGAAGCGCTCCGGGGGATGCGGCCATCGCGCCCAGGAAGCCGCGCTCCTCCCTGCGCCGCGCCGGGGCGGGCACTCCCGCGGCATCCGGCGGCGGGCGGAAGCGGCGGAGGGGAGCGGGGCCATGGAGCAGTGAGGGACACACCGCCCGGCTCGCCCACGGACCGACATGGAGACGGTGCAGCTGCGGAACCCGCGCCGGTAAGCGCGGGGTGCCCCTACGGGGCGCGGGGTGTCCCTGCCGGGCGCGGGATTCTCCGGAGCGGGACCGGGAGAGGAGGGAGCTCCGGCCCCGCAGCCTCCCGGCAGCGCCAGCCGGCCCCGGGGCCGCGGGTATCGGTCAGTCCGCACCGGGCAGGGCCGTGCCGGGACAGCCCCGAGCGCAGGCGGTGGGGAAATGGCTCGAAGGGAGCGCTCCAGGCGCGGCACTCGCAGCTCACCGAGGCTGCCCCGAGGCGCGCTGGCCTGTGCCGGTGCCGGTGTTGGTGTTGTGACAAAGCGCTCGTCGCTTATTTGTCCCTCTCGCCCCTCGGGTGAGTGTTGTGCGGTCTGCTGGCCCCGGTGCCCTGCGCTGGCACTGCCGGGACCATCGAGGGGTTCGCGGGGAGCTCCGCCTGTCTCAGCGCTGGGTCGGGCAGGGCTGAGCATCGGCGGCAGCGAGAATGAAGTGTCAGTGTCAGAGTCCTATCAGTGGTTTGCAGCTGGGGCGAAGCGAATCGGCAGCGAACAAAGGAAGCTGCTGGTCCTCGGTGAGATTGGCTTGGTTTGTTCGACAGACAGTGGTGTATCTTCTGCTATAAGCAAAAGCTTGGGGTTTATTCTGTAATTACTTATGCCAGTGTTTAACTGGCAGGTGACTCTGATTAGATCTCAGTAACAACAAAGGTGAGGTTGGGTTTGTGTTGCTGTTATATCCGTGTTGTATAAACATCCCGCAGAAAGGCAGCGTGTGTCTGACAGCGGCTATGGGTGGACCCAAAATAATTGGGCTCCTGGTCTGTAGCAGAAATGAGGTTGTTTGCTGCAAGCACAGTAGTTGTCTGGTTACTGCGTTTGTGTATGTgaaaagccctttttttttttttcttttatactaATAGAATTTAGGCCTCAACTTCAGCAAGAAGGGTCTTCCTCTTGCATTGCCACTTTTGGGGCTCCTTGGAAATGGTGGTTTTTGTGGTTGCTGATGCATGTagtactttttttccccctcttccctcctATTTTAACAAGAGCAAGTAACCTTCTGTTTAATGCTTATCTGTGCAGGGAAGCTAGTGACTACTTTCAGTATTTCACCACTTCCTGAGTCTGCTTCTATATAGTGTTTCCTTTGCTTCAGGAAGCCATTGTATGTGCTCCATGCGTGAGCTGCTCCTCCCGTGTGGCTTTTCTACATAAACATAATAGCTGGGGGTCAATGAGGGGTTTCTCGCTCTGTTTCTGAAGAAATTGGGAAAAAAGCTTATATATTTagtataaaaattaatatttctgtgaCTGGGGTCCTACTATTTAACAGCAGCAGTATGAGCTTTCAGGAGTAATTTGCAGTTGCAGGTGCACGTCTCACTTTAAACACTGTTCACTGTGAGACCAGTCAGCGCAAAAAACTCTGAGACGCCtaaatttctgtgtttcaaaaCCTTTTATGAGCTGGGTTGGGGAGTTTGGAGGGGGTTTTGTTGgatgttttattgttgtttcaggttttttttagtttatgtGGAAATTAAAGCTTGTTTGTGGGCAGTTGAATGCGGCATCACTGACAATGAAATACTTAGTTTTCAGAATGTAGTCCTTAGCTGTTTCAGAAGGTTTGGTTAACAGCTCTCCAGTGTGGACAGACTAAAAATATGATTGATCTTCTTGCTTTCTGTATGGAATATCCCTAAAAACTGTACTGGCAGAGAGGGGGGCCAAGTGAAGGATCACAGTACATggcatgtttgtttttttcctagaaagtATTTCAACTGACTCTTACTAGCAATACATTTAAGAGGGATGTCATTAAGATACTGCAAGAGTCAGATACAGTtatctttgtctttttcctgaTAGAATTTTCCTAGTCTATGTCCAGGCCCACAAGATCTGAACTTATGATATTAAAAATGTGCAAGTGAGATCAGTATTGCCTCCTACCTCCCAACAAATGTATTCCATGCATACCCTGAGCATCAGGGAAGATGATGTTCCCTTTTGCATGGCCTTGGTATGTGTCCTTCCGTTCTAGGTGTTGAAGTCTAGCAGATAAGCTCAATAGCTGTTAGACTCTGCTGTACTGTGTTGGGATGTGACCACCAGCACACAGATCCTGGAATGCATTTCTGCCAAGCTGTAGGTTTCTGTGCCTGATCACGTTCTGTTCTTTGTAATTCCCATCCTTTTTTGCTGTTGGATGCTAATAATATTCACTCTCTTTGTCAGCTGAAATAAACTTACTCCGTAACCAATTTACTTCTTACCAAGGCTTTTGTACTTTAAGTCTTGCTGtttattcttctgtttcagCAAAGCCCAAACTTCCATAAAATTAGTAATTTCTCTCTTCTTACCCACACAGGCAGCTGAAGAAGTTAGATGAAGACAGTTTAACCAAACAACCTGAAGAAGTATTTGATGTGCTGGAGAAGCTTGGAGAAGGGTACGTGTTCTGTTCCAATGGGCCCAGTGTACGTTTCTCTAAGAACAGATCTGTGTAATGGGCATGTGTTGAGTGGTCTCTGGTGTTTCATTTTTGTCATGAGCCTATTTCTGCAAAGGTATGCACTAACATAGTGACAGTGTTTGGTTAGTAACAGAATAAAGAATTTGTTTTCTAAGAGTGTCATATCTTAATCCAAACAGTGGCTTATGGCTCAGCAGTAGGGAGTTAAAGCACTCAAAAATGCCAGCCTGGAATTGATAGAACTCTCTGGGAACTCAAGAGGCTTTGTAAGTCATCCTGGGTACCTCTTGTGGAAGATCTGCATAGTGGAAGTGAACTTCAGTGGCGTTGTGCTCTTGGTGAGGCAGAGCAGCATGGGAACACTCAGTGAGTGACATGTTTGCTGCCTTAAGCAGTTCATTTGAAAAGACTGAGCTGTGAATATGCCTGGCTGCTGTAAGAAAGAAGCCACAAGAATGATAATATCTGACAAGAACAAGCAAACCTCTCTGACCAGAGCTGTAGTTCTTACTGATGCTCAGCTTGCACTGTACGctggaaaaagagaattttatttGTTGGATTTGTGCAAAAGGCTGTTTCCAAGCTATGGTCAGTGTAATGATGGTTGGCTCTTTTCTCAACATCTCAGTGCACTGTGACTTACTTGTATTACAGTGTTTAGAAACTAGTGGACTGATTATTTCCatgaaattacaaaatattttttgcagaaGGATAGTTAATATTTTACCTGATGATTATACTTGTAAAAAGCAAAGCcataatatttgcatttttaaaatgttcgTGTATTCAGtgtttgtttaatattttgtttcctaGTTCCTATGGCAGTGTTTTCAAAGCCATTCATAAAGAAACAGGTCAGGTTGTTGCGATTAAACAAGTTCCTGTGGAATCTGACCTGCAAGAGATTATAAAGGAAATATCCATAATGCAGCAATGTGACAGGTAAGCGTGAGCTGCAAAACCCATTATTGGGATGCAAGGAAAAATGTCATCTATGACCTGGCATTTAATCAAATAAAAGCCATGATGTTGCCTTAAATGTTTTTTGAAAGGCCGGACTTGAACAATCAAGTTACCTCGTACCAACTGAGTCATGTTAACTGACCATTTGGGTGGTGCAAAGGTAAGACAACAAAAATTTAGCTTGCAACAAGAGAGCACTAAGTCGAATAACCCTGCACTTGCTGCCAGCCAAGAGCCGAGTGTGTGAGCAGTCGCTGAGGTTCTGCCCATGCACCGTTGCTTGTTGAATGGTGGTAACTTGATTATGTGCTAAACAGCAGATCCTGTGTCCACAGAGGGTGGTGGATTCTAAACAAGACATAGAAAACTGTTAGAAGAAGGTCTTTTCATGGGGGCACGTGGATGAGAGCCACTAACGCATGACTGCTCTTGCATGTGCACGACCTTCGTGCCGACATCTGCTTGGGTGGCAGGACTGTCCTCCCCGgctgtttgctgcctgtgcagGCTCCAGTGCAGTACAATCTGACCTCAGCATCCCCAGAATAACTtgctggcagctctgtgggctgATGGTTGGCTCTCTGGGTTGTCTTTGCATGTTTTTATGGGAAAAAGTGCTGCAGTGACTGAGCTAATGAAGGGCTTGTGTTTAGGGAGAACCCTCTCGAAGTGTGTCCAAGGCTGAAGGTTTAACATACACTCATTTCTACTGTTAGGAATCTGGCCTTAAGAAATGCTACTTTGAAGGACTTCAGGCATGGaaagccatttaaaataaattacttgagGGATATAAAACTGTCATCCCAGTCATTTTCTCCATTGCTGTTTTTAAATGAAGGTGACTGGGGGCAGGCAACAGAGTGTAACTTGAAAAGAAATTGTTAAAAATGTTACTGTCTAACTTGGAAAGCATTATTAGGTGTCTCTTAAATATTAATATCTTAAGGCCTAAAATGAGACCTTACAGTTGTGAACAGCAGAGGGAGTGAATCACTGAAGCATCATATTTTCTGTGCAGATATAAAGGGATGCTGTGCCGTGTGTCTGACTTGCTAGTTTTTagtttttcattagaaaatgttcagcagagAATAGGTTAAACACACCTTTGTTCCTTAGCTCCATTCCCGTAAAATCAGGGACATTCTTTCTGTTAGTTTCTGCTTTACCTTTTCCAGAGAACAGATGGTTTTTCAGACCAGTGTACT from Pithys albifrons albifrons isolate INPA30051 chromosome 18, PitAlb_v1, whole genome shotgun sequence harbors:
- the TOMM34 gene encoding mitochondrial import receptor subunit TOM34; its protein translation is MAASPGALRRAGNEEFRRGQYGPAAALYTRALQQLEASGDAAAEERSVLLANRAACHLKDGACSLCVADCTRALELAPFGIKPLLRRAAAYEALERYPLAYVDYKTALQVDCSVQAAHDGVNRMTKALLERDGVNWRQKLPPIPTVPVSAQTRWSVPSARAPGANAPPATTPQGKPDQTAAGIERARTLKEEGNELVKKGNHKKAVEKYSESLKLNQECATYTNRALCYLTLKQYKEAAQDCTEALKLDPKNVKALYRRAQAFKELKDYKSSISDIKSLLKTEPKNTAALRLLQELNRA